TATCGTAAAACTCGGAATCGGGATAGTTTTGGGCGGTCAGTTTTATGGCCTTTCGGTCCTTGGCAGTAAACGCCCTGAGCGCATGCTGCACCTTTAGCCCCAATTGTGCCAGTACATCATCCGGGATGTCGGTTGGGTTTTGTGTTACAAAATAGAGCCCTATGCCCTTGGAGCGTATCAATTTTACAATACTTTCAATTTGGTCCAAAAGGGCCTTTGATGCATTTTCAAAAATAAGGTGTGCCTCATCGATAAACAGTATCAATTCGGGTCGATCACTATCACCTTGCTCGGGAAATGTGCTATAAATTTCGGCCAGCAGGCTCAACATAAAGGTCGAAAATAATTTTGGCTTGTCCTGAATATCCGTAAGGCGAATGATATTGATATACCCTCGACCGTTTTCATCGATTCGGGTGAGGTCATCCACTTCAAAGGACTTTTCCCCAAAGAACAGGTCGGCCCCTTGTTGCTCCAGTTCAATAACCTTTCTAAGGATGGTACCTGTTGAACTTGTGGAAATCCGACCGTAATCCTTTTGAAATTCCTTTTTTCCTTCCCCAGTGGCATATTGCAGCACTTTTTTAAAGTCGTTCAAATCCAACAAGGGTAATTTATGGTCATCACAATATTTAAAAACCACAGCGACAATACCTTCTTGGGTAACGGTCAAATCCAGAATCCGTGACAATAGTACGGGACCAAACTCAGATACCGTGGCCCGTAATCGAACACCGTCCTGTTCTGAAAGGGATAGAATTTCCACGGGAAAACCTTTGGGTTCAAAAGGAAGTCCAATAGCTTCATGACGTTCATCAATCTTTGGATGGCCTGGACTCGGTTGGGCAATACCACTTAAATCCCCTTTCAAATCCATCAACAGTACGGGAACCCCTTTTTCCGATAGGTTTTCGGCAATGACCTGCAAGGTTTTGGTCTTTCCGGTACCCGTTGCCCCGGCAATAAGACCATGACGGTTTAAGGTTTTTAAAGGAATTTTGATGAAAGCTTCTTTTACCGTTTCTTCATTTACCATACCAGCGCCCATGGTGATGTAATCGCCTTTCATGGCATACCCTTTTTCAATATGGGCAAAGAATTGTTCTTTTTGGTCCATCCTTTCAAGTTTGCGATAAAAATAGGGTAATTTGGACGAAGACAAAAGATGTTGGATATTAGGGAGAACAAAGACTTTGATATGAAGAAAAAATATGGACTGATCATTTGGATCATTGCAGTGTTTTTTGGTTTTGAACCACTTGTGGGACAGGAAAACACGGAAATCATATTTCATAAAACTGAAAATCCGGCCAGGGCCACTGCACCTTTCAGTGAAGCGGTACAGGCGGGAAACCTTTTCTTTTTGGCCGGACAGATTGGAATGGATAGAACCGTGGGCAAACTTGCGGAAGGGGGTATACAGGGTGAAACGGAACAGACCATAAAAAACATTCAAGGGGTTTTGGAATTTCATGGCCTAAGCCTGGATAATGTGGTCAAGTGTACCGTTATTTTAAGTGATATCAAGGATTTTAAGGCCTTTAATGAGGTCTATATAAAATACTTTACCAAGAAGCCCGCACGTACCACCTATGCGGCTGCCGGATTGGCCGTTGGGGCAAAGATCGAGATTGATGTGATTGCGGTGAAGTAAAACCAACTGGTCCACACCCAATTATCGAGCCATGCGACCTATCTTTGCAATATGGCAAAAGAAGCGGTGATGCAACTGGTGGATGAGGGGATAATGCTCCCCTTAATGGAAGAGTTTTATACCATACAAGGAGAGGGATACCATAAAGGAACCGCTGCCTATTTCATTCGGGTAGGCGGTTGTGATGTAGGTTGCCATTGGTGTGATGTGAAAGAAAGTTGGGATGCCGATAAACATCCTCCGACCAAGATCGATCGCATAATTGAAAATGCGGCCAAATATTCCGATACCATTGTTGTCACCGGAGGGGAACCCCTTACCTGGGACATGGCCCCATTGACCCAGGGGCTCAAATCAAAAAACCTAAAAACCCATATTGAAACTTCGGGGGCTTATCCTTTGACCGGGCAATGGGACTGGATTTGCCTGTCACCCAAAAAACTGAAACCACCTGTAGGGGACATTCATTCCAAGGCCCACGAGCTTAAGGTCATTGTCTATAACAAAAGTGATTTTGCCTTTGCCGAAACACATGCGCAACAAGTGGGGCATGATTGTGTATTATACTTACAACCGGAGTGGAGTGTGCGGGAGAAGGTAACCCCCTTGATTGTGGATTATGTGATGCAAAATCCCAAATGGAAGGTATCCCTACAGACCCATAAGTATTTGAACATTCCCTAGGTTTTCTGGGCTACCGGAACTTTACTGTACCCCGAAGCTATTTTAGTATGGGTTATTGTGAGGTCCAACCCCCATCAATGACAAGGGTAGTCCCTGTGACCATGCCGGAATGGGTGCTTGACAAGTAGAGAATTGCCGCTCCAATATCTTCAATCGAGGCTACTTTTCCCACAGGGATTCTATTCAATACACCTGCCAGGTAATCGGGATCATCCAAACGTTCCGCCGTTCCAGGGGTATAGGTGAACGTAGGCGCTATTCCATTTACCGTGACACCTTTATCCGCCCATTCCAAGGCCAAAGTCTTGGTCAATAAATTGACACCACCTTTTGAAGCACAGTATACTACATGGTCCTTAATTCCCACAAGGCTCGCTTGCGAACTCATATTGATAATACGGCCATAAGAACTTTTGATCATATATTTTGCTGCTTGTTGGCAGCAGAAGAATACCCCTTTTAGATTAACGTCCATCATTTTATCCCAGTCTTCTTCCTTTACATCCAGGGCTGCATGGTTGTAACCGAGACCTGCATTATTGATCAAAACATCCAATCGTCCAAAGCGCTTATGGATTTCGGCAAAGGTCCTTTTGATATTGGGAACCGAATTGAGGTCCAGCGGAAAAACCGAAGCCTTACCATTTTCTTTATGGATTTCCTTTTCCAGGGCAATCAACTCCTTTTCGCTCCTGGAACATAACACCACCTGGGCACCGGATTGAGCCAGTATTTTTGATACCCCCCGGCCAATACCCCTGCTGGCCCCTGTTATCACTACGACTTGGTTCGTTAACTTAAAATCTGGGTTTTCCATGGTTTGCTATAATACTTGGAAATCACTGTAGTTTTTTTAAAAAAGGGATGCATCATTGAAAGTCAGGGCCATATTAGAGCAGAAGGAGTAGCCGTTCCGCTACTCCTTCTGTACAATAAATATTTTTCCTACTCCAAAAAATGGATATTCCCAGGAGTGTATGGTGCTCCAACATCCTTAAGCCGCTTCCTAAAGGCATCAAATTTGGTATTCACCAAATTCCTGGCTTGTTCATACACAGGTGCAAATTCCTCTTTGGCAATGGCAAACGTGCTTTTATGGGTATGGGTGGGCGTACCTGTGGAGTTCGATTGTTCATACACCAAATAACCTACCCTACTCCCAACGGAAGGGGGAGTCCCCATATCCAAACGATTGGCAATTCGATCCCCATTGATTTTTTTACGGATTTCGGATAACTCCCGATCCAATGCTTTCCATCCTTTCATGAGATCAATATGTGAGGTCGGCGTGCGCTTGATGGCCTCTTTCATATAGCGTAACTCCTTGGACAGCTCGGAAAGTGAATTTCGAACACTTCTTACCTTCCCGGATAAATCGTTTACTTCTTGTTGGAATTCGGCCAACGCTTGCCGATCGGTAGCCGGAAGTACCGTATTGTTTAAAGGGACCACCTCAAACGAAACAGGTTGCGAAAGGGGTGTTTCCACTTCGTCCACAATTTTTGAAAGTGCAATGGTATAGGTGCCCGGAGGAACCAAGGCCCCTTTGTTGTCACCTCCGAACGGATTGTAAAATGGGGGTTTGTCAAAGTTGATGGGTTCTTGCGATGCGTAGCGCAAATCCCAATGCATTCTTTTTAAACCAGCTTTTGGGGAAGCGAACAGTTTACGCACAATATCCCCTTTGCCATCGCTTACGGTAAGTACCAATTGGGGGTCTATTTCCTGGGCTTCGTTTTTCAAGGCTTCATAAGTGGGATAGGGGTCATCCTTTCCCTCTTTGACCAAGTCCTTGGAAGCTGCCTTACGTTGATCGGCTTTGGTTTTAATATCCTCTTTTATATACCATGTAAAAATGGCTTCGGCACCCAAGTTATCACCAATGAAAAAGTTATCGCCCATAAATGCTTTGTCGGGTAGGCCCAAAGGGTAGGACATCTCAAATTGAAGTGCATCACGGACACCGAACAGGGTGGCTTCGTCATTTAGCTTTTTTTGGACATTCCGTAGGCTCGAATAATCATCCAATACATAAAAACCCCTTCCAAAGGTGCCCAGCACCAAATCATTGTGTTCTTCCTGAATGGCAACATCGCGCACCGCAATTGTGGGTAAACCACCCTTTAATTGCTTCCACTCACCACCTTGGTCATCGGAAAAGAAAACGCCAAATTCAGTGCCGACAAACAACAAATTCCCATCGATATGATCTTCTTCAATTGCGTATGTGGATCCTCTCTCGGGAAGATTATTGCTTATCGAAGTCCAAGTGGACCCCTTGTCCCTACTTAGGTAAACATAGGGTTTGAAATCACCATTTTTATGATTGTTGAAACAAGCGTAGACCACATTCTCATCATGTTTGGAGGCAAATACCGCATTGACATAGGTCCTGGCGGGAACTCCAGGAAATGTCCCAACTTTTCGCCAGTTTGTTCCTCCGTCCGTTGTGATCTGAATCAAACCATCGTCGGTACCTACATACAGCAAGTTTTCATTTTTTGGCGATTCCGAAAAGGCCACAATGGTACCATATGGCGAAGTGGATTGGTTTTTCATCACGGCATCAACCCCCCATATTTTACCCATTACCGGCAGTTGGTTACGATTGAGATTACGGGTAAGGTCATCGCTGATGACTTCCCAACTGTTCCCCTGATCATCGCTTTTGAACATTTTGTTCGCAGCAAAATATACCCTACCGGATTTATGGTGGCTTACGGCCAAGGGGGCATCCCAGTTCCATCGGTAGCTGTTTTCCCCCTTCCTTTCCTTGGGCTGAATCCCCTTTTCCTCCCCGCTTAGTTTATCATAGCGTACCAAATTGCCATATTGGGATTGGGCATAGACAATGTTTGGATTCTCGGGGTCAACCTGTGATTCGAAGCCATCGCCTCCATGGGTGATGAACCAGTCAAAATTATTTGGGCCATTACCACTCACCGTTCTTGAGGGGCCACCTAGGCTAAAGTTGTCCTGGGTGCCCCCATAGATATTGTAGAAGGGTTTTGCATTATCAACGGCCACTTTATAAAATTGGGTAACGGGCAAATTCGGTTTAAATGACCAATGTTTTCCACTGTCCCAGGATTCGTATATCCCTCCATCATTTCCCGATAGCAGGTGCTTGTTGTTGTTGGGGTTGATCCAAATAACGTGGTTGTCTATATGCTTGAAATCCTCCCCCACATAATCAAAGGTTTTTCCTCCATCGCTGGTAACGCGCATCCAATTGTTCATGGCATAAACCCGATTTGGGTCGACCGGGTCCGCGATAATTTCCTGATAGTAATTTCCGCTGGTCGTGTAGTCACTTCTTTTCTCCCAGGATGCTCCGCGATTTGTAGAAATATAGAATCCGCCTTTCCCCTGGGCCGCTTCCACAATCGCATACAAATACTCGGGATTGGCAGGGGAAATTGCCAGGCCAATTCTGCCCAGCATGGTGGAAGGCAAACCCTTGTTGATTTTATTCCAGGTTTTTCCACCGTCCTCGGACTTATGAATTCCAGAACCGGGCCCACCGCCCACATAGGTGAAAACATGACGCCTTCTCTGGAAAGCACTTGCATACAAAACATCGGGATTTCGTGGGTCCATCACCACATCGTTTACCCCGGTATGTTGATCAACGGTTAAAACGGCATTCCATGTTACCCCTCCATCTTCTGTCTTGTACAGCCCGCGCTCGCCCCCCGAACTCCACAATGGGCCAATGGCGGCCACGTAAACCACATCGGAGTTATCGGGATGCACAATGATCTTGCCAATATGTTCAGAGGTCTTCAATCCTATGTGTTCCCAGCTTTTTCCACCGTCTTTGGATCGGTATACACCGTCTCCGTACGATACGCTGCGCTGATTGTTGTTTTCACCCGTACCTACCCAAACGATATTTGAATTGTTTGGATCGAGGGTAATGCAACCAATGGAATAGCTTCCTTCTCCGTCGAAAATAGGTCGAAAGGTATTTCCGGCATTGTCAGTTTTCCAAACCCCTCCCGAGGAGGTGGCAACATAATATTCGTTGAAGTTGTCTGGATTTACGGCCAAATCCGAAATTCTACCTGAAGTTAGTGCAGGGCCTAGACTCCTAAATTTTAGACCGGACAGATCCGCTTTCCCTAAAATGGATTTGTTTTCGGATTGTGCTTTAGATTTTTTCTTCCGTTGTGGAAGCACCTGTATTGAAAGTAAAACAAACAGAAATAGAATAATTTTTTTCATGCGGTTGTGTATTATGGATAATCAAATTATCGAAAGGTAGGGATTATTCGGAACTGTTTATGGGAAATTTTGGGTAAAGCATTCACCAATCTTTTTGAAGCCAATAGGTATTGGAAAAGCCAAAAATCCCGACTATCCTGCGATTGTGGCTTGAAGGTATTCCCTCCCGGGGATATCAAGGGTAGCGTAGCGCTGCTTTTGGGCAGGGGTTACGTGATCATACGGCGTAAAAAGAAAGGTTTAGCGACCTCCGTTATTCTGTAAATCCAAAATACATTCAGCGTCCAAGTTGGGAACGGTACTCAAACCACGGGCGGCCCTATCTTCCAATAATCGGATCATTGCAATTCCCGAAAGGGAGCACGCGGAGACGATTTCTTCTTTGGTGGAAGCCATGAAAGCCCTCAAAGCCGCTGGGGCTTGAAAAGTTAATTGGGCTTGCATCAGACAACCATCCACGTTGCAATGGTTATTGCCCTGTTCATTGCCGTTTTCATCCAAAATGGGATTTCCGTCGGCATCGCGAAGAATGTCCTCGTGGTCATTGACCGGAACGGTGCCTAAATCCACCAGTCCAAAAAGATGGCCAAATTCATGGTTTAAGGTGGCGGTTTCAACATCCGTAAGGGGAATGCCGCTCCTTGAGGAGAGGGTTCTTATCGTTTGTTCAAAAATCACCATTGAAGTATTTCTGTAAACCGCACCAAGTGTGACGAGGCCCCTATCAAGGTCGTCCCCATCAGAAGGACTATCGGCGAAATAAATGTAAATTGCCATTGTGTTGGTCCCATTGTTGTAGGCCGTTCTGTTTTCAGACTCCAAATCTGCGATTTCCTGTAAAGTAAGCGTTTCTTCCTCAGGAGAGTCAAGCTCTAAA
The sequence above is a segment of the Muricauda sp. SCSIO 64092 genome. Coding sequences within it:
- a CDS encoding SDR family NAD(P)-dependent oxidoreductase, producing the protein MENPDFKLTNQVVVITGASRGIGRGVSKILAQSGAQVVLCSRSEKELIALEKEIHKENGKASVFPLDLNSVPNIKRTFAEIHKRFGRLDVLINNAGLGYNHAALDVKEEDWDKMMDVNLKGVFFCCQQAAKYMIKSSYGRIINMSSQASLVGIKDHVVYCASKGGVNLLTKTLALEWADKGVTVNGIAPTFTYTPGTAERLDDPDYLAGVLNRIPVGKVASIEDIGAAILYLSSTHSGMVTGTTLVIDGGWTSQ
- a CDS encoding helicase HerA-like domain-containing protein; protein product: MDQKEQFFAHIEKGYAMKGDYITMGAGMVNEETVKEAFIKIPLKTLNRHGLIAGATGTGKTKTLQVIAENLSEKGVPVLLMDLKGDLSGIAQPSPGHPKIDERHEAIGLPFEPKGFPVEILSLSEQDGVRLRATVSEFGPVLLSRILDLTVTQEGIVAVVFKYCDDHKLPLLDLNDFKKVLQYATGEGKKEFQKDYGRISTSSTGTILRKVIELEQQGADLFFGEKSFEVDDLTRIDENGRGYINIIRLTDIQDKPKLFSTFMLSLLAEIYSTFPEQGDSDRPELILFIDEAHLIFENASKALLDQIESIVKLIRSKGIGLYFVTQNPTDIPDDVLAQLGLKVQHALRAFTAKDRKAIKLTAQNYPDSEFYDTEGILTSLGIGEALISALDEKGRPTPLSATMLRAPMSRMDVLTEKELKEVIGKSPLVKKYNEEIDRESAYEILNGKIEKAEKEAEREETKKTTARRTSSRSRSTRMNPVVKVLTSATFIRGVLGVLKKVIR
- a CDS encoding WD40/YVTN/BNR-like repeat-containing protein → MKKIILFLFVLLSIQVLPQRKKKSKAQSENKSILGKADLSGLKFRSLGPALTSGRISDLAVNPDNFNEYYVATSSGGVWKTDNAGNTFRPIFDGEGSYSIGCITLDPNNSNIVWVGTGENNNQRSVSYGDGVYRSKDGGKSWEHIGLKTSEHIGKIIVHPDNSDVVYVAAIGPLWSSGGERGLYKTEDGGVTWNAVLTVDQHTGVNDVVMDPRNPDVLYASAFQRRRHVFTYVGGGPGSGIHKSEDGGKTWNKINKGLPSTMLGRIGLAISPANPEYLYAIVEAAQGKGGFYISTNRGASWEKRSDYTTSGNYYQEIIADPVDPNRVYAMNNWMRVTSDGGKTFDYVGEDFKHIDNHVIWINPNNNKHLLSGNDGGIYESWDSGKHWSFKPNLPVTQFYKVAVDNAKPFYNIYGGTQDNFSLGGPSRTVSGNGPNNFDWFITHGGDGFESQVDPENPNIVYAQSQYGNLVRYDKLSGEEKGIQPKERKGENSYRWNWDAPLAVSHHKSGRVYFAANKMFKSDDQGNSWEVISDDLTRNLNRNQLPVMGKIWGVDAVMKNQSTSPYGTIVAFSESPKNENLLYVGTDDGLIQITTDGGTNWRKVGTFPGVPARTYVNAVFASKHDENVVYACFNNHKNGDFKPYVYLSRDKGSTWTSISNNLPERGSTYAIEEDHIDGNLLFVGTEFGVFFSDDQGGEWKQLKGGLPTIAVRDVAIQEEHNDLVLGTFGRGFYVLDDYSSLRNVQKKLNDEATLFGVRDALQFEMSYPLGLPDKAFMGDNFFIGDNLGAEAIFTWYIKEDIKTKADQRKAASKDLVKEGKDDPYPTYEALKNEAQEIDPQLVLTVSDGKGDIVRKLFASPKAGLKRMHWDLRYASQEPINFDKPPFYNPFGGDNKGALVPPGTYTIALSKIVDEVETPLSQPVSFEVVPLNNTVLPATDRQALAEFQQEVNDLSGKVRSVRNSLSELSKELRYMKEAIKRTPTSHIDLMKGWKALDRELSEIRKKINGDRIANRLDMGTPPSVGSRVGYLVYEQSNSTGTPTHTHKSTFAIAKEEFAPVYEQARNLVNTKFDAFRKRLKDVGAPYTPGNIHFLE
- a CDS encoding Calx-beta domain-containing protein translates to MKKIFALALLASLILASCSSNDNDNGPAANTLSFESTEITINENAGTVTFPVRLSGNVEGGFTVNFETRDGTATQPGDYTSNTGTLTFNGNNGERQNIVVNINEDTFREDTEDFIVALSGISTNQIDIDPATATGLILDDIDLSGNLLSSGSSANDILTNSNFDRLLVQIAYVDGFRPTQQTIANFSAYLSERTFKQDIEIDFLELDSPEEETLTLQEIADLESENRTAYNNGTNTMAIYIYFADSPSDGDDLDRGLVTLGAVYRNTSMVIFEQTIRTLSSRSGIPLTDVETATLNHEFGHLFGLVDLGTVPVNDHEDILRDADGNPILDENGNEQGNNHCNVDGCLMQAQLTFQAPAALRAFMASTKEEIVSACSLSGIAMIRLLEDRAARGLSTVPNLDAECILDLQNNGGR
- a CDS encoding Rid family detoxifying hydrolase → MKKKYGLIIWIIAVFFGFEPLVGQENTEIIFHKTENPARATAPFSEAVQAGNLFFLAGQIGMDRTVGKLAEGGIQGETEQTIKNIQGVLEFHGLSLDNVVKCTVILSDIKDFKAFNEVYIKYFTKKPARTTYAAAGLAVGAKIEIDVIAVK
- a CDS encoding 7-carboxy-7-deazaguanine synthase QueE; this translates as MAKEAVMQLVDEGIMLPLMEEFYTIQGEGYHKGTAAYFIRVGGCDVGCHWCDVKESWDADKHPPTKIDRIIENAAKYSDTIVVTGGEPLTWDMAPLTQGLKSKNLKTHIETSGAYPLTGQWDWICLSPKKLKPPVGDIHSKAHELKVIVYNKSDFAFAETHAQQVGHDCVLYLQPEWSVREKVTPLIVDYVMQNPKWKVSLQTHKYLNIP